The following coding sequences are from one Triticum aestivum cultivar Chinese Spring chromosome 5A, IWGSC CS RefSeq v2.1, whole genome shotgun sequence window:
- the LOC123103535 gene encoding protein SAWADEE HOMEODOMAIN HOMOLOG 2, with protein sequence MERRSTTRFSPSEIARMEKLVSSDRKEQVLVDSFCQKLVEEFNRSPARVGSRALQATQVRGWFLDKLPASTPKPASLPTTSEEKPLASEPDALVSEIKTSASEEKALALDTSISNNEDALSPDLPKETTDKVPEFEDLQFEAKSSKDSAWYDVALFLAHRKTSLGEVEVRVRFIGYGAEEDEWVNVRKAVRQQSIPLESSECRSIVKGDLVLCFKESNDEALHFDAHVVDVQRKQHDIRGCRCLFHVEYDHDQSQEMVNLKRISRRPRYL encoded by the exons ATGGAGCGGCGATCCACCACCCGCTTCTCGCCATCCGAG ATTGCGAGGATGGAGAAGTTGGTTTCATCAGACAGAAAAGAGCAAGTCTTGGTTGATAGTTTCTGCCAGAAGCTTGTAGAAGAATTTAA TCGTTCTCCAGCTCGAGTCGGAAGCAGAGCTCTACAGGCTACACAG GTTCGAGGATGGTTCCTTGATAAGCTCCCTGCATCAACTCCTAAACCTGCTTCCTTGCCTACTACTTCTGAAGAAAAGCCTTTAGCCTCAGAACCAGATGCGTTAGTTTCTGAGATAAAGACTTCAGCTTCTGAAGAAAAAGCTTTAGCTCTTGATACAAGTATTTCAAACAATGAGGATGCACTTTCTCCAGATTTACCCAAAG AGACTACAGATAAGGTTCCTGAATTTGAAGACTTGCAGTTTGAGGCCAAGTCATCAAAGGATTCTGCATG GTATGACGTCGCCCTTTTCTTGGCACACAGGAAGACAAGTTTGGGAGAAGTT GAAGTCCGGGTGAGGTTTATCGGATATGGGGCTGAAGAAGATGAGTGGGTGAATGTCAGGAAGGCTGTCCGCCAGCAATCCATTCCGCTGGAGTCGTCCGAATGCCGAAGCATTGTCAAAGGAGATCTTGTCCTGTGTTTCAAG GAGAGTAATGATGAAGCACTGCATTTCGATGCACATGTTGTGGATGTCCAGCGGAAACAGCATGATATAAGGGGATGCAGATGCCTCTTCCATGTTGAATATGATCATGATCAAAGCCAG GAGATGGTGAACCTCAAGAGAATCTCCAGGCGGCCAAGATACCTTTGA